The bacterium DNA window CCAGCGGCGCCATCGTAGGACAGCCTACTATCCGGCCAGATTATTTGCTGACCTGCTATTACAAGAACCATCGGCGAAGGATCGACACCATCGGGATCAACAAGCTCGATCACGATTGGCTGGTCGGCACAAGAGGATATCTGTCCCGGAAGAGGTGTTATCGGTGCGGCTGTGGGCCCGCCCAATATTTGACATATACTATCCGCAAAGATCGTTGTTCTGTCGAGCGGATTAAGGAAATCGAAGTCATTATCTGTCGAGGTAATCCTGTAAGAAATATTAGTTGTCGAGATGAAGGTGCCAATCGCCGACGTCGTCCGCCAGAGCCACCCACCCTCGATAGCATCCCAACTTCCCGCCAGCGAATCCATAGGCACCGGGCCGTTGGCATCTATATCTACCTCGCCGTCGGTGTCCCAAATAAGTTCGGCTCCGAACACACCGCTCGGGTCGGTTATCCTAGCCTCAATAAAGACAGGTATCTGTGTGCTTTCATATTCGGGGCGGAAATCGTAAATATTTGGACCGAGCGTATCGTCATCGCCAACAGAAAAATTCCAAGAAACACTGGAACTGTTGGGTTCACAGTAATCTGGCATATTGTCGAAAGCTGTTATAATAACACTGACAATTCCAAACTCTGGGAAATAAATGCCCGTGCCGAGTGTATCCTCTGGCGCTGAATAGGTTATCCCGAATGCAGAGGCCATCACCGAAGCCGGATCGAGGGTTAACAGCGGTGCAACCCAATCAACACCATCTGCGGCCACACGAAGACTAATCGGAATTGCCGAACGATAGACACCATCGAGGCGAATATCGAGGCTATCGGCATCTACACCGAGAATACTATCTGTAACATCGATAGAGATCGTTTGCTGCCAATCGAGCGTGATAAAGCCATCAACAGGATACAACGATGCAAACTGCGGGGGGGTTAAATCCATGGTGAAACTCCATGACACCGGTGCCCCGGCGAGGGGGTTTCCGAGCATGTCGTCTGCAGAAATCAAACTAACATTCACAAGACCATCTGACCAGACTGATGGAGGTGTCCATGTCAGAGTCGGATCGTCCAAATCGAGCTCATCGTCAGAGGTCGTATAAACAACACCGCCAACCTCAAGCTGGATTGTTGTTTCATCTACACCATTGCTGTCAACGAGGGTAACAATAATCTGTTGAAGGCTGCATGCACTGACTGTGCCGTCGAGCGGTTCTATGATAGTCGCTATCGGCCCACCGGTAGCTATACTAAATCGCCAACAATGCAAGCTATCATTAGGTGGACAATAATCGGGATCGTCGCAAGCATGAACACAAATATCGATATTGTCACCACCGCTGAAGAATAGACCGGCATCTGAGCAAGAAAGAGCCATTATCTCGCCGTCCCATGAAATGTCCGGGGAAGTTAGATTGAAGATAATCGAATCGTTCAAGGTCATCCAAAGGCAACTATCGGCTAAACCTGCAATCGAATCGGCGATGTGAACCGATATATCCGGCGAAGGATTATCTATTATTGCAAAAGGTGCAGGAGTCCTCGACCAGAAGGCTGGTGGTGTGAGGTCCATCCAAAACCACCAATCGAGTGGAGTCACAAGTTCATTCCCAAGCAAATCATCTGCGGAAACAAGCTCGACATGAACCGGGCCATCAGCCCAAATCGAGGGTGGTGTCCATATAAGTGTAGGTTCATCCCACTCTATTCGCAGACTGCCCACACGATAATCTATCCCATTGACACGCAATAGAATAGTCGAATCGGAAATACTGTTCGAGTCCTCTATTGTTACTATTATCTGCTGAAGACTACACGCACTGACTGTGGAGTCCAACGGCTCGATTATCTCCGCAATCGGCCCTCCGCGACTAATAACAATTGTTCGGCAATAGGTCGTGTCGTTGGCATCGCAGTAAGGGGCCACAGTATCCGGAAGGTCGGCAATTCCGAGGCAAAGCTCGATACTATCACCGCCAGTCCAAAGAATTCCTAGGCTGTCGGGATCGAAAAGAAGCGTATCACCATGCCAATATAAAGCCGGAATCAATAGATCGATTACACCGTATCCCTCAACATCGAGCGAAGCCGAGTTATAATCGATACCGGCTGGTGTGTCCTCGAGTATAAGGGTAATTAACGGGCTTCTGTCATCCACCGGCACACCGGGAGTCGGAGATACTGAAATTAAAACCGGCGGTTGGTAATCTACAATGAAACTCCAACCAAGAAGTGTCTCCAGCGGATTACTAAGAACATCAGAGGCTGCAAGTAGTGAGCAAACAACTGTCGAGCCATGAGTGAAAAATCCCGAACCACCATCGAAGGTCAACGACGGCTCCGACCAATCCAATTCTGGGTCATCAGCTGTATAACTTAAGCCATTTACCTCGAAAACAATAGAATATCCATCGACACCATTGGAATCAAAGATAGAAATAACAATATCTTGAGGATCACAACTCGTTATAATCCCATCTGTTGGGTGAACTATTGTGCCTGCCGGTCCCCCCGGCTCTATATCGAAACTCCAACATGTATCAAGAACATTCGGACCACAATAATCAGGTAAATCCTCGGCATAAACGCAAATATCAATAACACTCCCACCCACGACAGTAATAACATCGCAGAGATCGAAGCTAAAATTACCTCCTGCCCATACTACTCGACCATCCGAAATATCGAGATACTCAGAGCCATCAACAGTAACTTCGATGGAAGCTTCATAAAGACCGCTACCAAAGTCGGCTAAATCGAATGATATATTCGGGCATAACGATGCTACCACGCTTCCCGGTATCGGACTTATAGAGCTTATAATGGGCGCCTCGAAATCGATATTGAAAGTCCAAATAAGCGTATCCTCGTTTGGATTGCCAAAGCGGTCCTCGGCATAGAGCAAGGAACAAATTACGGCCGCACCATCAGACCAGTCACTCGATGGTGAATATATCAACGTATCCGGTCGGTATTCAAGTTCCGATGCAGTCGTCATGTAATGGACTCCATCTACACTGAAAATTATTGTTCCGCCTATTACCGTATCTGGATCGCTAACCGTAAGAATTATCTCGCCCAAGTGACAGGCACTCCATGAACCATCCACAGGTTCGATGACAGTCGCCACAGGTCCTCCGGTCGGAAGGAAGAAAGTCCAACACGTATCGCCAGTGTTCGGGAGGCAAAAATCGGGTATATCGGAGGAGCGTATACATATTCTAACAGTATCACCGCCGGTAATAAATAATGGAATATCTATAATATTAGCTGAATATATACTATCTGTCCGACTAAACCATGATTCTGAAAGGTCGAACCACGACGTGTCTGATGAAGGAAGAATATCTACACCTATGAGAACCCCATCGAGATTTGTGCCAGCCGGCTCATCGGTAAGGTTAAATCCCACAACCGGTGTAAGAGTTCCAATACCTGAACCGGGAGCAGGTGCGAGCGAAAAAGCAAGCGGTGATTCAAGATCTATTTCGTATTCCCATGTATCGGTGCCATAGGCAAGTGGATTGCCAAAAATATCATCTGCAGAAATAAGTTCGACACGAACATGGGCGGCGTGTGTCCATAGAACTGAGGGTGCAAAGCACAATGTGTCGGAAATATAGTTCAATTCCGGGTCGGCGGTGGTGTAATCAGTGCCATTAACGCGGAGGATTATACTCGATTCATCCAGACCGTGTGGTATATCTGAATCAAGAAGCTCGAGACAGAAACCCTGATCATCACAGGCGCTTACAGTATTCGCAAGGGCATCGCCGCTCGATGGATCGAAAATCATGCTATAAATCGGCCCCAATATATCGATATAGTAAACCCAACAATGCGTAAGCACATTTGGCGGGCAGTAATCCGGCGAATCGGCTGCGCCTATGCATATACGCACCGTATCATTATGGGAAAATACATAACCTAGATCGGCGCAATCAACCGAACAGAAAAGGCTATCACCAGTAAATGCACCCTCGAAACCGGGATCACCAAAATAATGAGTCGTTCCGTTTATCGAGATTGTGATAAGTGATATATCGAGCCCAGAAAGCCAATCTGCGAGCACAAATGTAAAGCTTGGTGAATCCAGGGCGAGAACGGTGCTGTCGATTGGATCGATACCCCATATAACCGGTGGTGTCAGATCAACAATGAAATTCCAGTGAAGTGTATCGCCGAGTGGGTTCCCCACAAGATCGACACATTCTAGAAGACGCACGAGAATAGTATCGCCGTTATCCCAGAGAGTAGGCGAGGAATACGCGAGCGTATCACCACTCCAAATAACTGTGGAATCGTCGCCGTGGACATCGATGCCATCCACATTTAAAAGCACCGAAGAGTGATCGATGCCATCGGCATCGAAGATATAAACAATAATACCCTGATCGTCACAAGCAGAATAGGTCCATGGCAGTGGCTCGATTATCATCCCAATCGGCCCAAGCGGGTTAACTATAAAGAACCAACATGTGTCGAGAACATTAGCTGCGCAATAATCCGGCAGGTCATTAGCTGTAATACATATTTCTACAGTATCTCCTATGTCGAAAGCCAGCCCCAGATCGAGGAAGGAAACCGATACATTCGGAGCAACATAAGAAACACCTGCGCTATAAAGATCGAGTAAAATCGAATCGTTTATCGATATTATTACCGAAATCTCATCGAGGCCACTTAGTGAATCATATATGTTGAAACTAACCGTAGGGCTAGCCTCGGGAATCGTCGAACCGGCCGTGGGGATTTCCCCCCAGACCACCGGCGCTGAAATATCGACATACCAATCCCAGCAAACGGGAAGTGTATCGTTCACCACACCATATATATCACAAACCGAATCGACACAACAGTGAAGCGTTTCGCCATCAGACCAGAGAGAAGGTGGAGTAAAACGAAGAGTATCATAGTAAAAATCAAGATTAATACGATCCACCAAATATGTAATACCGTTGACACTAAATCGAATCGAAGAGGCATCGACAGAATCGTCATCGGTGATCATAACAAAAATCCCTTGATCGTCGCAAGCGCTCCATAAACCATCGAGTGGTTCGATTATCTCGATATGCGGTGGAATGCAGGGCGCTGTGGAGAAACTCCAAACCTCACTAGTATCCGAACCGCAAAGGCCATGAACAATGATGGCCCAGGTATGCCTTTCACCGCAAAGAAAAGATTCGCTCCATCGCGTGCCGCTTAAACCTGCTGCAACCACAAAACCATCGAGAATAACATCGTAGGTAATCGGAGGCGTTCCCGCCGATGCTGACCAGTTGAAAGCTATCAGAGCATCTGGAGTATGATCGGTGCTCCCATCGGCAGGTGCAATAAGGGTAGGAGCTATCGGTGGATAATCTACGAAAACCGTAGCCGAATCATAACCCTGACAACCGAACGGACTAGTAACAGTGCAGACATATTCTGTTGTATCTCTTGGGCTTACGAGTATTGGGTTCCCTACGAGACCACCCGGTTCCCATGAGAAGGTAGCGCCCGGTAGATCGGGCGATAAGATAGCGGTGAGCGTAGCACTGTCTCCGAAACATATAAATTGATCCTCAACAGTAAGAATCGGATTCGGATGAACTATCACCGAACCGGTATCTGAACCATCACAACCGAAACTACTTGAAACAAAGCAAGTGTATGTCGTTGTGGTCCCTGGTGTTATTGTAATATCCTGAGTCGTGAAACCACCGGGTGTCCAGGAGTATGTGTAAGTCCCAGGGGGGGTTACATTCGCAGTAAGAGTGGCTGTTTCACCTTCGCAAATGTCCACCGGCGTAATATCTACCTCGGGATCAGGGTGAACATTAACAGTCACCGGTGCAATTGCAATACAATCCTCAAGAGCAGTTATTTGGCAAGAATATGTCGTGGTCGTTGTGGGACACGCTGTTGGATTAGGCGAAGTTGGATCTGAAAGGCCGGTAGTGGGCGACCATGAGTAATCATAAACCACAGGCCCAGCAGATGAACCGCTTCCTGTAACCGAAACATCGTCGATATACCAGCCATCATCCGAGAATAAGAAGTCTGACTCGAACAGGAATCTTATATAGACTACATCGCCGCACCAACTCGAGATGTCTATCGTCTCATTAGTCCATCCTTGCGAGCCATGGTATGAATCCTCGAGAGACATAGGGCCGAACAGGTGCATGCCATCGTATCCTGGCATGTCAAGCATAAACCAGGGCCCCGTGGGAGACGTGCCAATATAAACCTGACAACCATCGAAGCTTGCGGTGTAATATGAATGCCAGAAAGAAAGAGTAGCATTGCTGCAACCGGTAATATCCACACCGGGAGTAACAAGTGATGCGCTTTCACTGTTGTTGTAGGCCCCTCCGAGGTCGGTTCCCCAGCAGCGCGAGCCGGAATGAGCCGAGCCGGGGCCCGAGGATGGCGTTCCCCACGCCCAATCATCGCTCGAACCAGAATGTGTCATCGACACAGAGGACTCAAAATCGCTCGACCAGCTTCCACAATCGTAACCACTTCCAATGGAATCCGGCCATGCAGAAAGCTCTGTGCAACCACCGGCGCAAATATCGGCATATTCCACAGTAGCATTAGCCCCGAAGTCTATGGTTTCCGGTATATTAATGCAGTAATTCTCTATTTCAGGACCGCCTCCGGACCAAGTCGCAGAAATATTATAACACTGTGTTGTCCCATAAGCCGAAGGCGGAATGCTGACTGTCCATGTGGCCAGTGCGCTACCTCCATAACCGGCGATGGAACCGAGGTTTTGGGGGTTTGCCCCACTTGCAAGTGTAAACGGAGTTCCCGATAGATCGAGCGTCGCCTGAACATTCAAAGCCGTCGAAGTCCCGATATTCGTGACAAATGCCTCCACAGTGAACGGGTTAGGAGTAATATCAGTACAACTGGTTTCAAACATAGGTGGAGTGTGATAAATTCTCAGCCCGGTTCCCGAAGTGATATCGCCGATACCATAATATGTAACAAATATAGCCGAATCCCCAGGGCACACATTGCGCGGATACCATTTTACCATAGTGGCAGAATCGCCATAAGAACTTCCTGTGTCTGTTACCCAGTCGCTATCTGCCCATCCGTTACCCACCGATGAAGGCCAATTGCCATACCAAAAAACATCGGGCATTACCGCTTCAAAACCGATAAGCACACCCAAGGCTGTAAGCACACCAGGACCAGGCGGATAGCCACCTTGGTAAGCACGCCAAGTAGGCGGAATATCCGGCGCAAAAAAGATCTCAGCAATACCTGTATAACCGTATGCGGTCGAAATCTCCGCGTAATCGTCATCATCGAGCATAGTATCATAATACACTATGCAACCAACATCATGACAAGAACCATCAGCCGGTTTCATTACCGTCTTAAACTTAACCTGCTCATTCTCGCCAGGTGTTCCTCCAAGGCTAACCGGCGTAATTTCCTGCCTTATATAAACTCCGTGCCAGTTGTTCCATATAGAATAGACCGTCGAACCAGTCATATAATTCGAAGATGTATTGGGCAAACTTTCATCAGTTTTTGCGGAATAGCCATCTACATAATACATCACCCATTCAGTCCCCGGAGATCCGGGAAAAGAATACGTCAACCGAACATAGGAACCCCCACCACCGGGATCTGCACCCTCATCGAATTCCCCCGATGTTTCATCGACATCGGCGCGAACCCAATTATTTCCAGACAACCAATCCATAGCCTCGGAAGGCCTCGCACGCGGAGACATGTCTTCAGGCTCTATAAAAAGATTGGCTTTCCACTCTTCATAAAGCGTTCGATCGCCAGAAATTTCAGGGGTCAACAGCTCCGATATTTCGCTCCGAGAAGACGCGCTTAAAATTGAGCTGGATAGGATGAGTATGAACAAAAAAAACTTTATCAAAGCTTTCATAAAAACTCCGTCGATTCAAATTAAAAACTCTTTATAGAATAATTAATTATTCTACATTAATCAAGTCCAATTGTGTCAAAACCAACCCTCTAAATAAATTTATTGAACATCTTGTAAACTATTTTTAATCTGAACTTTTTGCCTCAAAAAAAATGCACCCTAAGTTAAAACCCTAAAAATCAACACCAAAAACTCGCCGTTAAAGTTGATAAAAAGACCGTAAAATATTGTATCACCGCTGGCGCGGGAAAAGGGGCTGGCGCGAAATTTGCCGCATTTGCAAATTTCGTGACAGAAAGGCGGTTCGGGTGGGATTTTTGAGCAAAAATAAATTGCCTAAAAAAAACAGGTAAACGGAATAACAAAAATCGTGACAGCGGCGAAGCACAGAAAAATAATATACAAGATCAAAAAAATATCTCATTTTTAACTGGAATTTTTTCCATCAAGTAATTTTCCCTTTCAAATCCATCGAGAAGCACCGAGTAAAAAGCGGTTCAAATAGGCATTTGCCTATTTGACAATAAAGCCAGAATGGGTATAATTCAGGGATTTTAGGTATGAAATATGCGTTAAAGTAATATTATGAAAATATCGATTCTAAATAAATATCTGCTCTATGCATTAATCGTCCTCACGGCGATGGCCTTTGCCCAAGACAAGCCTACAGTGCCTTTCACTGTTGCACGCCTTAAATATTCCGGCTCTGGCGATTGGTATGCCAATCCGTCATCACTTCCAAACCTACTTGAATATGTGGGAAAAAATACCGGCATCCCGGCAGTTTTCACAGGCAAATATATCGAACCCTCCGACGACGATTTTTTCAATTATCCATATCTTTATATGACCGGCCACGGCGATGTCCGTTTCTCGGAACACGATGTCGCGCGGATGCGCGAATATTTGACCAACGGAGGTTTTATACATGCCGACGACAATTATGGTATGGATAAATCGCTTAGGCGGGAAATAAAACGAATTTTTCCCGATAAAGAACTCGTCGAGTTACCATTCGACCACGAGATCTACCATTGTTTTTTCAATTTTCCCCAGGGACTACCTAAAATCCATGAACACGATGGCAAACCCCCGCAGGGATTCGGAATATTCCACGAAGGCCGACTTGTCTTGTATTACACCTATGAAACCGATCTGGGCGATGGCTGGGAAGATTCAGATGTTCACAATGATCCACCCGAAAAGCGCGAAGAAGCTCTCAAAATGGGAACCAATATCGTAGTATATACCCTCACTCGACTATGAAATCTGCCAAAAAGAAAATATATAGCTTTCTTAACTCGGCAAAAAACAGATATATATCTGTCGAGGCAATTGGGGGACTGCTTCTCTCTTTAGCAGCAATCATTGGTTTTGCTCTGCTTTTAAGCCTTATAAACGGGCTTTTCTTCATGGATTCAGGCACGCGAACAGCCTTTTTTCTGGCATGGATTGCTGTAATTATAATAACTTTCGGAGTTTGGGTAATTTTGCCCTTTATAAAAAGGCCTAAGCTTCGCACTATCGCAATAGACCTCGAAAGGGCATATCCCATCCTGAAAACGCGCTTGGTCTCGGCTTACGATTTATTGAAAATAGATTCTAAACGCTTGGGGTACTCCAGCGGACTGATAGAGGCCGCGATTATCGATGCCGGGGAATCCATCGAAGACTTGAAACCCGGAAAAATCGCACGATTATCCTCGCTTCGAGAAAAATCGGCCTTTCTAGGACTTGCTCTAATCACATCTCTAGGGCTTTTTAGCGCTTTTCCAGCGACGTTCCGCAACGGCCTTTTAAGAGGAACCCATCCTTTTGCTGATTTGCCTCGCCCTACCTTGACCACGCTCGAAGTTACCCCCGGAGACACCCAGATCACCAAATACGATGACCTCGAGATAAAAATCGAGGCTATGGGCAAAATGCCCGATAAAGTCGTTATCTATCGGCAATTTGAAAACGAACGCGAAGAACGCGCATACCAAGCTATCCGTGAGGATAATGACCACCACACATGGAGTTTCGTTTACGAGGATATTAAACGCGATTTCATGTATCGAGTCGAAGGCGGGGATTTCATAGGCACGCCATTTGCCGTAAAAGTTGTTGATCGTCCGAGGATTATCAATTTGAGCCTTACACTGAATTTTCCAAACTACACAGGTATCGCAACACAACACCTTCAGGAAAACGAGGGCTCAATCGATGTGCCCTATGGAACTTATGTTACTATCGAGGCACGCTTTTCTAAAGATATTGTCTTTGGAGCACTGGAATTTTCCGATTCAACCGAGAAAAAAATCGAAATTGACGAGCGAACCGGTAAAACAAGATTTAGAGCGCTTAAAAACTATAGCTATCATATCGCAGCCGTCGATGCTGAAAGCCTCTCCAATGATGACCCCATCGAATACTCCATCCGTGTGCGCACCGACGAATATCCTTCGGTAGAAATAACCTTCCCGGCAACGGACGTTCAGCTTAATGAAAACTTGGAAATACCCCTCGCCTTTATTGCCGAGGACGATTATGGTTTCTCGAAATTCGTAATCACTCACATTATTCAAAATTCTCCTGAAGATACAATCCGTCATAGGATAGACGCGAATATTGCCGGCCTTCGGCAGGTTGGAATAAACTATCTCTGGGACTTGGAGCCTCTTGCCCTCGTGCCAGAGGATGTCATTTTATATTGGGTCGAGGCTTATGATAACGATGCGCTCACCGGTCCAAAGATGGATGCTAGTAAGGTATATTCGGCGCGCTTCCCAAGCATCGATGAAATAATCGAGGAAATCACCGACGAACGCGAGATGCAGGTTATGGATATGGAGGAGGTTGCTCGAAAGGAACGAGATATCAGTAAAGACATATCAGACATCACGCGCGAACTTAAGGCAGAACGCGAGGTTAGCTACGAACAAAGAGAAGACCTTCGCGAAGCTCTTCAAAAACAAGAACAACTCCTTGAAGAACTCGAAAAAACCGCCGACGAATACCAAAAAACCACCGATAAGGTAGTCGATCAGCAGATGGCGGCATCGGAGATAGTCGAGAAGATGATGGAAATTCAAAAGCTTCTCGATGAAGTCGCAACCGAGAAAATGCGTGAGTCGATGAAACAACTTCAGGAAGCACTCGATTCCATGGACCCTGAAGAACTGCGCCGCGCTGCAGAGCAATTCCAACTCTCGCAAGAAGAGCTTATGGAGAGGCTCGACCGCACACTTTCACTTCTTAAGCGTATGCAAATTGAGCAACGCGTCGAGGATATGAAAAACCTTGCTGAAAAACTCAATGAAATGCAAGAGCAAGTGAGCGAAGGTCTCAAAAAAGGTGAGATGTCTAAAAACGAAGCAGAGCGAATGCAGGATAGAATAACAAAAGGAAGCGAGTTATTGGAAAAAGGCACCGAAGAGCTTTCCAAGATGATGGAGGAGTTCGAGGATATGCCTTCAGAAGCCGCGAAAAAGATATCCGATAGTATGAAAAATAACAGCCCGAGAAAAAAATCTTCGCAATGCAAAGGCTCGATGCAATCTGGGGCGATGAAGCAATGTCAGGGGCAATCCAAAGAGCTTTCCGAGCAATTCGAACAACTCGAGAATCAATTTGCCCAGATGCAACAACAGATGCAACAACAGATGTCAGCAGAGCTTATGGCCGAGATAAGAAAAGCTGTATTCGACCTTTTGGACCTTTCTTCTCGCCAGGAGGAACTTACAGGACTTATCTCCACCGACCTTAGGAACTTCGACCTCGCCAGAAGCCTCGTCATTGATGGTTCAAACATACGCTCCGCACTTCAGCGCGTGACCGTTGCTGTTATGAATATTGCAAATAAGAACTTCATGATACCACCCAGCATCGGTGCGCTTTTAGGCAATGCCAACAGGCAGGTCGATGCTATGCTCGAGGACCTCGCCCAAGGGCGCGGATATGGTGCACATCCGAGAGGTTTAGAAGCAATGGCTTCAATGAATGTGGCAGCGGAGAAACTTCTCGAAACCATGGACCAGATGAACAGTTCCTCCAGTTGTAGCGGTTCGCAGAGTTTCTTCCAACAAATGCAAAGTATGTGCGATAAGCAAGGACAGATTAATTCGATGACCATGCCCATGCTTCAAGGTCAAAAACCGGGCGGCTTATCTCTCGACCAGCAAGCCGCAGCGGCTCGCCTTGCCGCCGAGCAGGAGGTCGTGCAGAAAAGTGTGCAACAGCTATCTAAAGAGGCTTCCGAGCGATCCGATATTGCAGGCCGAATGGACGATATAGTCGATGAGATGGAGGAAGTTGTCAAAGAACTTCGCTCTAAGAACGCCAGCGAAAGAACGCTTCAACGCCAGGACCGAATTCTTAGCCGGATGCTCGATATGCAGAAATCGCTTCACAGGCAAGAATACGAGGAAAAACGGAAAAGCAGAACGGGCGAAAATAAAGCTCGAAGAAGCCCAGATAGTCTTCCAGAGGACTTCGGGGAGCGCAGGGACGTGCTCCAACAGCAACTGCTTCGAGCGCTTAACCAACCATATCCGAAGGAATACGAGACCTTGATAAAGGACTATTTTAAAGCGCTCAGAGACAACGGAACAACCAATCCGGTGCAAGATGAAAACTAAGTTCGTTATATTGTTCCTATTAATATTGTGTATCGCTCTTTTTGCTGATACATCAAGAGATATCGAGCTTTCGAGAAGGTATGTCGCTCTTGGTAAATTCGAGGAAGCACGCCTGCTATTAGAACCTCTTTTCGAGCAACAACCCGAGAATCAAAATATCCGCCTTCTACTTAAACAGGTTTATCTAGCCTTGAAGGATAACACTTCCTTATTGCAGCTTATCGAGGCAGAGCTCGCAAATAACCCCAATGATGCCAACCTCTGGATAGAAGTCGGCAATGCTTCGCTTTCATCTGGCAACGAAGAGAAAGCGAAAAAGGCCTATAAAAATGCGGTCAAACTTGTTCCCAATGACAAGAATAAGATGCTCGACATTTATCGATCATACATGACCTGGGGATATACCACAGAGGCGGCGGAATTACTTATCTCAGCTCGTAAAAGGGGAGGGAATAATGCATCATATGCCCTCGAGATCGCAAGTATTTACGAGATCGGCGGTAAATGGTCAAAAGCTGCAGACGAATACGCGCTCTATTTGCAGGAGTTCCCTGACCGCTTTCCAGATATCGAGCGCCGCATGAACGAAATTTCCGCCGACCCCGAACAGCTCGACGACCTTGCCGATGCAGTGGTGAAACTCAAGGACAACGGCATAGAGGGTGACAGGATAAACCGTATGTTAGCGAGACTCAGGGTGCGCCAGCGGGATTACCTTGCAGCAGTTAAAAGCCTTATCGATGCGGAAACCAAACGCAAGATGAAGGGCATTTATGTTCTTGGATTCATGCGCGAAGCACTAGCTGCCGGCGCCCACGATGCCGTGATATATGCCGGTGAATATCTCGCGGATGCCGAGCCTCGCTATACGCAAGAATCTAATCTTACAATGGCCTATTCGCTCAAAGCCCAAAACCGGATTGATGAGGCCGAAAACCTTTTAAAGAAACTTATCAAAAGCAAAACTCCGGCTATCGCAGGAGAAGCACTTGTTTTATTTGGCAGGATCGACCTCGAGAACAAAAAGGATCTTAAAGCCGCGCGCGAGATGTTCACTGAAGCCATCGAAAGCTACCCGAAAATCGAACAAACTGCCTTTGCCTATCGGGGGCTGACGGAGGTTTATTTTCGCAATAATGACTTTTCTTCCGCCGAACAGGTATTCACCAAACGGCGCACAATAGCGCCGGACGATCCATGGGCGTTATTTGGGCTTGGAGAACTCGCCTTTTTCCGTGGATCAACGGACACGGCAGGTGCCTATTTTAGGGGTGTAGTCTTGAGCTTCCCAAAATCGGAGGAAGCCAACGATGCCGTGCAATATCTAGCTCTCTTGGCCGATGCCTCCTCAGGCGCGGATATGTCCGAGATAACCTCTGCATTTGCCGCTCTGCGTAAAGGCGACTCTGAAACTGCGCTTTTAAAATTCGATTCGATAATCGAA harbors:
- a CDS encoding DUF4159 domain-containing protein — its product is MAFAQDKPTVPFTVARLKYSGSGDWYANPSSLPNLLEYVGKNTGIPAVFTGKYIEPSDDDFFNYPYLYMTGHGDVRFSEHDVARMREYLTNGGFIHADDNYGMDKSLRREIKRIFPDKELVELPFDHEIYHCFFNFPQGLPKIHEHDGKPPQGFGIFHEGRLVLYYTYETDLGDGWEDSDVHNDPPEKREEALKMGTNIVVYTLTRL
- a CDS encoding tetratricopeptide repeat protein codes for the protein MKTKFVILFLLILCIALFADTSRDIELSRRYVALGKFEEARLLLEPLFEQQPENQNIRLLLKQVYLALKDNTSLLQLIEAELANNPNDANLWIEVGNASLSSGNEEKAKKAYKNAVKLVPNDKNKMLDIYRSYMTWGYTTEAAELLISARKRGGNNASYALEIASIYEIGGKWSKAADEYALYLQEFPDRFPDIERRMNEISADPEQLDDLADAVVKLKDNGIEGDRINRMLARLRVRQRDYLAAVKSLIDAETKRKMKGIYVLGFMREALAAGAHDAVIYAGEYLADAEPRYTQESNLTMAYSLKAQNRIDEAENLLKKLIKSKTPAIAGEALVLFGRIDLENKKDLKAAREMFTEAIESYPKIEQTAFAYRGLTEVYFRNNDFSSAEQVFTKRRTIAPDDPWALFGLGELAFFRGSTDTAGAYFRGVVLSFPKSEEANDAVQYLALLADASSGADMSEITSAFAALRKGDSETALLKFDSIIEEHSSQPWADLILWERAQLRLSLGDKMGCRTDLKSISELFPDGYHASQAVEILGDLALESGDLQAATHYFNQILTEHPSAVNIERVRNKLKAIPGNI